A DNA window from Fodinibius sp. Rm-B-1B1-1 contains the following coding sequences:
- the cdaA gene encoding diadenylate cyclase CdaA, which translates to MIPIGFLEFGIRDFIEVLIITMVLFYLYRWIRGTFAIQAALGLVFIIIVNAAVSALGLTTINFILRGILDVGILAVFIIFQPEIRKLLYSLGQNTNLDRFFVRSNSDTIIDEVVDAVRDMAHTKTGALIVFARTSTLQDLVDVGVKLDAKVNSELLKTIFNKNTPLHDGAIVIRNNRIVAASCYLPISQNQNISSVFGTRHRAAVGITETNNVFVVVVSEETGRISVAQNGSLTSGLTIQKLRSEMQEALGEQDIDDEDVAFSSGQSELKLS; encoded by the coding sequence TTGATTCCCATTGGCTTCCTTGAATTCGGCATCAGAGACTTCATCGAAGTCCTGATCATCACCATGGTACTATTTTACCTGTACCGGTGGATTCGTGGCACCTTTGCCATCCAGGCCGCCTTGGGACTCGTATTCATCATCATCGTCAACGCAGCCGTCAGCGCACTCGGGCTCACCACCATCAACTTTATACTTCGCGGTATTTTGGATGTGGGGATCTTAGCAGTATTCATCATTTTTCAGCCCGAAATTCGAAAGTTGCTCTATAGCCTGGGACAGAATACAAATCTCGACCGCTTTTTCGTGCGCTCCAACTCCGATACCATTATCGATGAAGTCGTCGATGCCGTACGTGATATGGCGCATACCAAAACCGGTGCGTTAATTGTATTTGCGCGCACTTCAACGCTGCAAGACTTAGTCGACGTAGGGGTAAAGCTGGATGCCAAAGTAAATAGTGAGCTCCTCAAAACAATCTTCAACAAAAATACGCCACTGCACGACGGTGCCATCGTGATCCGTAATAATCGTATTGTAGCAGCAAGTTGCTATTTGCCTATCTCGCAGAACCAAAATATCTCCTCTGTATTTGGAACGCGTCACCGTGCCGCCGTAGGAATAACCGAAACGAATAATGTATTTGTGGTGGTCGTATCCGAAGAAACAGGTCGTATCTCCGTTGCCCAAAACGGTTCACTTACCAGTGGATTGACCATCCAGAAACTTCGCAGCGAGATGCAGGAAGCCCTTGGCGAACAGGATATCGATGATGAAGATGTTGCCTTTTCCTCGGGGCAGAGCGAACTTAAGCTGAGTTGA
- the folP gene encoding dihydropteroate synthase translates to MNTNISKNQSLSIRDKTLDLSSPKIMGILNATPDSFSDGGEYNEVDSALGRIGLMVSQGAHIIDIGGESTRPGSDPVTEQQELDRVLPILEKAIPQFPDTFFSIDTTKYRVAEEALKLGTHFVNDVSGLQKEPRFADLCVQYNAGYVMMHAQGDPQNMQEDPSYEDVVQDIKQFLREGISQSKEKGLENIIIDPGIGFGKTLEHNLRLIADLNEFQELGHPILVGASRKSMIGQILNDRPTDDRLTGTVVAHYHAMINGANIIRVHDVKEAHDSLQVFNAIRSVE, encoded by the coding sequence ATGAACACGAATATTTCAAAGAATCAAAGCCTTTCTATTCGAGATAAAACGCTCGATCTTTCCTCCCCCAAAATAATGGGGATTCTCAACGCAACCCCCGACTCTTTTTCCGACGGCGGCGAATATAACGAAGTTGACTCAGCCTTGGGACGTATTGGGCTGATGGTTTCACAGGGTGCCCATATTATTGATATTGGAGGTGAATCAACACGGCCTGGCTCCGATCCTGTTACCGAACAGCAAGAGCTCGACCGCGTACTGCCCATCCTTGAAAAAGCGATACCCCAATTCCCCGATACGTTTTTTTCTATTGATACAACGAAGTATCGTGTGGCTGAGGAAGCCCTGAAATTGGGTACCCATTTTGTGAATGATGTAAGTGGGCTCCAAAAGGAGCCCCGCTTTGCAGATCTATGCGTGCAGTATAACGCCGGGTATGTGATGATGCATGCGCAGGGCGATCCCCAAAATATGCAGGAAGATCCCAGCTATGAGGATGTCGTGCAAGATATTAAGCAGTTTCTGCGAGAAGGGATCAGCCAATCCAAAGAAAAAGGGTTGGAGAATATCATTATTGATCCCGGTATTGGCTTTGGTAAAACCTTGGAGCATAACCTCAGACTAATCGCTGACCTCAACGAATTCCAGGAACTTGGACACCCCATTTTAGTGGGAGCATCACGTAAATCAATGATTGGACAAATACTGAACGATCGCCCCACTGATGATCGGCTTACCGGCACTGTGGTCGCCCATTACCACGCTATGATCAACGGCGCCAACATTATTCGGGTGCACGACGTTAAAGAAGCCCACGATTCCCTGCAGGTTTTTAACGCTATTCGGTCTGTAGAATAA
- the fdxA gene encoding ferredoxin FdxA: MAYVVTEPCINCKYTNCAAVCPVDAFREGPNFLTIDPLECIDCDACVAECPVEAIYPDDEVPMEWEHYIDLNERLAEEWADHIINQTKEDLPDADEWAEVEDKLDHLQESWD, encoded by the coding sequence ATGGCATACGTAGTAACAGAACCGTGCATCAATTGTAAATACACCAACTGTGCGGCCGTTTGTCCAGTTGATGCCTTTCGGGAAGGGCCCAATTTCCTCACCATTGATCCACTGGAATGTATCGATTGTGATGCTTGTGTAGCTGAATGTCCGGTAGAGGCTATCTATCCCGATGATGAAGTACCTATGGAATGGGAGCATTATATTGATCTTAACGAACGATTAGCCGAAGAGTGGGCCGATCATATCATCAATCAAACCAAAGAAGATCTGCCGGATGCTGATGAGTGGGCTGAGGTTGAAGATAAATTGGATCATCTTCAAGAAAGCTGGGACTAA
- a CDS encoding ectonucleotide pyrophosphatase/phosphodiesterase, with protein sequence MNRSTFLIILLSVVIGLASCNSEQQTHPPKTLLVSFDGFGHNYLEKTDTPNFDALVTNGVQAEGLIPVFPSKTFPNHYAIATGLYPENNGFVNNTMYDPKWEEWYRIRDREAVEDGKWYEGEPIWNTLEKQGLKTGTMFWVGSEADIQGMRPTHWKTYDGDMPGKARIDTVMKWMANAGDETVDFATLYYSDVDSKGHRYGTDSDSVKQAIKRADNLMGYLKEQMKEKGLWTNTNIIIVSDHGMVDLSADKLIRLDEIIDMDNTERVNWGPMTGIQPKEGKQEEVYQMLKSAEENYRVYKKEDLPERYHLKNHRRVEDIIMVADLGYTILDEDYQEDFVESLPRATHGYDNNEKAMQAFFIAHGPAFKQGEKVGNFQNIHIYELINHLMGTEPAPNDGSLDSVKVLLK encoded by the coding sequence ATGAACCGTAGTACTTTTTTAATCATACTATTATCCGTCGTAATAGGGTTGGCCAGCTGTAATAGCGAGCAACAAACCCATCCCCCGAAAACACTGTTAGTTTCTTTTGACGGCTTTGGTCACAATTATTTAGAAAAAACAGACACCCCTAATTTTGATGCACTGGTTACAAACGGCGTGCAGGCAGAGGGGCTCATTCCCGTCTTCCCCAGTAAAACCTTTCCCAATCACTATGCCATAGCCACAGGCTTATATCCCGAAAATAATGGCTTTGTTAATAACACCATGTATGATCCCAAGTGGGAAGAGTGGTATCGCATTCGCGATCGCGAAGCTGTAGAAGATGGTAAATGGTACGAGGGGGAACCCATCTGGAATACCCTCGAAAAGCAGGGGCTCAAAACGGGTACGATGTTTTGGGTGGGGTCCGAGGCCGATATTCAAGGGATGCGCCCCACGCACTGGAAAACCTATGATGGCGATATGCCCGGCAAAGCACGTATAGATACCGTTATGAAATGGATGGCCAATGCAGGAGATGAGACCGTTGACTTTGCCACCCTCTATTATAGTGATGTCGATTCCAAGGGACATCGCTATGGTACCGATTCCGACTCGGTAAAACAGGCCATCAAGCGTGCTGACAATCTCATGGGCTATCTTAAAGAACAGATGAAGGAGAAAGGGCTGTGGACTAATACCAATATTATCATTGTTTCCGATCACGGCATGGTTGATTTGTCAGCAGATAAGCTCATTCGTCTGGATGAAATTATTGATATGGATAATACCGAGCGTGTAAACTGGGGGCCCATGACGGGTATTCAGCCCAAAGAGGGAAAACAAGAAGAGGTTTATCAGATGCTTAAATCTGCTGAAGAAAACTACCGCGTATACAAAAAAGAAGATTTACCCGAGCGTTATCACCTTAAAAATCATCGTCGGGTCGAGGATATTATTATGGTCGCTGATTTGGGATATACCATTTTAGATGAGGATTACCAAGAAGATTTTGTAGAATCGTTGCCGCGTGCGACCCACGGTTATGACAACAACGAAAAAGCCATGCAGGCGTTCTTTATCGCCCATGGACCAGCATTCAAGCAAGGTGAAAAGGTTGGGAACTTTCAGAATATCCACATCTATGAGCTCATTAATCACTTGATGGGTACCGAGCCTGCCCCAAACGATGGCTCACTGGATAGCGTAAAGGTATTATTAAAATAA
- a CDS encoding TonB-dependent receptor — translation MKRYGLLFIALVVFPLMTTAQISGTVFEAGTNQPLPGANVIIKGTQTGTSTGTDGTFTINADEGDILVISFVGYKEKEVTAEEGIEIFLQPDKKALGEIVVSSRTIDIARERETPVAVTTITPQEISEEVGNQEFPEIMNDTPGAYATKQGGGYGDSRISLRGFDQSNTAFLINGQPVNDMENGWVYWSNWQGLTDVASGIQIQRGLGASNLAVPSVGGTVSIFTKTAEQEQGGSVSQMVGNDGYTKTAASYNTGLGENGWSASFLLSYWQGNGYVDNTSGAGWTYFGALGYKPNDSHSFNLSVLGAGQWHHQRRANVSIRDYQNFGDEGIDPRWNTNGGTLNGDEYNMRRNFYNKPLATLNWDWEISENVSLATSLYGSAGRGGGTGPRGQFYFNSETDLHPFGGGQYQEDLTEHYLEDGDGARNSDGTINFDRIVEINRSTTSGYTGSPSAYNGQLIGSNGYNSDNVNNAVLVRRASMNSHNWFGAISKLEAEVDKFTFSLGVDLRDYTGYHYRAMNDMLGLDSYFSTGNANSMGQIIEPDNTIKASPFQDTGLTGPKVDYYNIGYVDWQGLNGMVEYDGGQFSAVIQGGLSNQGYQREDFFDQPNAALSEEKNVLGGYVKGGANFNINDHHNVFANAGYISRQPLFDAVFPRFQNEINPELQNEEIMSIELGYGYTSHIVDLNVNLYSTSWGNRFIEESYPVTQDGGSAQLLDVDQLHNGIEVETTVRPMENLTLDGMLSVGDWKYTNNFTAELFDDDRNPVGTTTLYADGVKVGDAAQFVGQIGADYRIGDLSVDASYRHVDNLYADFSIVDEAFADQDNEGALKLPSYGLTDLGATYRFDLFGQSASARVNVNNLFDVTYIAESETNYHASSGDETWKGIHNRNLVWYGFGRTWNVSLSYEF, via the coding sequence ATGAAACGCTACGGACTTTTATTTATTGCTCTGGTAGTATTTCCGTTGATGACGACTGCTCAAATCAGTGGTACTGTATTTGAGGCAGGAACGAATCAACCACTACCAGGAGCTAATGTTATTATAAAAGGTACCCAGACAGGAACGTCTACAGGTACTGATGGTACTTTCACAATTAATGCTGACGAAGGTGATATATTAGTTATATCATTTGTCGGTTATAAAGAAAAAGAAGTTACTGCAGAAGAAGGTATTGAGATATTCCTTCAACCAGATAAAAAAGCCTTGGGCGAAATAGTGGTATCAAGCCGCACTATTGATATTGCTCGAGAACGGGAAACACCCGTTGCGGTAACTACCATCACGCCACAGGAGATTTCTGAGGAAGTTGGTAATCAAGAATTTCCGGAGATTATGAATGATACTCCCGGAGCTTATGCAACGAAGCAAGGGGGGGGATATGGAGATTCCCGCATTTCCTTGCGAGGATTTGACCAAAGTAATACCGCATTCCTGATCAATGGACAGCCTGTCAACGATATGGAAAATGGCTGGGTTTACTGGTCTAACTGGCAAGGCTTGACGGATGTTGCATCCGGTATTCAGATTCAGCGCGGTTTAGGAGCATCGAACCTTGCCGTACCGTCTGTAGGTGGAACCGTTTCGATTTTCACAAAAACGGCTGAGCAAGAGCAGGGTGGTTCTGTATCACAAATGGTAGGTAATGATGGTTATACAAAAACTGCAGCCTCATATAATACTGGTTTGGGAGAAAATGGCTGGTCGGCTTCTTTTCTGTTGAGTTACTGGCAAGGAAATGGTTATGTAGATAATACCAGTGGTGCTGGCTGGACCTATTTTGGTGCATTAGGTTATAAGCCAAATGACAGTCATTCTTTCAACTTATCTGTTCTCGGAGCGGGGCAGTGGCACCACCAGCGTCGTGCGAATGTGTCCATTCGAGATTATCAAAATTTTGGTGATGAAGGAATTGATCCACGTTGGAATACCAACGGAGGTACGCTAAATGGGGATGAATATAATATGAGACGTAATTTTTACAATAAACCCCTTGCAACGTTAAACTGGGATTGGGAAATCAGTGAAAATGTTTCACTCGCTACTTCGCTATATGGTTCTGCCGGACGTGGTGGCGGTACTGGACCACGAGGACAGTTTTACTTTAACTCAGAAACTGATCTTCATCCCTTTGGAGGAGGACAGTACCAGGAAGACCTTACTGAACATTACTTAGAAGATGGGGATGGCGCACGGAATTCCGATGGTACGATAAACTTTGATCGTATTGTGGAAATTAATCGGTCTACTACTTCCGGTTATACAGGATCACCCAGTGCATACAATGGACAGTTAATTGGCTCAAACGGTTACAATAGTGATAATGTAAATAATGCGGTACTGGTTCGCCGAGCTTCTATGAATTCCCATAACTGGTTTGGAGCAATTTCCAAATTGGAAGCTGAGGTGGATAAGTTTACATTCTCGTTGGGTGTAGATCTTCGAGATTACACCGGCTATCACTATCGTGCGATGAATGATATGTTAGGATTAGATAGCTATTTTTCTACAGGTAATGCAAACTCGATGGGTCAAATTATTGAGCCCGATAATACCATCAAAGCGTCCCCATTTCAGGACACAGGGCTGACCGGTCCGAAGGTCGATTACTACAACATCGGTTATGTTGACTGGCAGGGTCTTAACGGGATGGTTGAATATGATGGTGGTCAATTCTCGGCTGTTATCCAGGGTGGTTTGTCCAATCAAGGATATCAACGAGAGGATTTCTTTGATCAACCTAATGCTGCGCTTTCTGAGGAAAAGAATGTTCTCGGAGGTTATGTAAAAGGTGGAGCAAACTTTAATATTAATGACCATCATAACGTGTTTGCTAATGCCGGATACATTTCGCGGCAGCCACTTTTCGATGCTGTTTTCCCACGGTTCCAGAATGAAATTAATCCGGAACTGCAAAATGAAGAAATTATGTCAATTGAGTTAGGTTATGGGTATACCTCTCATATTGTAGACTTAAACGTGAATCTATACTCCACTTCTTGGGGTAATCGATTTATTGAAGAGAGCTACCCCGTTACTCAAGACGGTGGTTCTGCACAACTTCTTGATGTGGATCAACTCCACAACGGTATTGAGGTTGAAACCACCGTACGTCCAATGGAAAATTTAACATTAGACGGAATGCTATCAGTAGGTGATTGGAAGTACACGAATAATTTTACTGCTGAACTGTTTGATGATGATCGAAATCCAGTTGGTACTACCACGCTTTATGCTGATGGTGTAAAGGTGGGCGATGCTGCACAATTTGTTGGACAGATTGGCGCGGATTATCGTATTGGTGATCTTAGCGTAGATGCAAGCTATCGGCACGTAGATAATTTATATGCTGATTTTAGCATCGTAGATGAAGCCTTTGCAGATCAAGATAATGAGGGAGCTTTAAAATTACCTTCTTATGGTTTGACGGATTTAGGAGCAACCTATCGTTTCGATCTGTTTGGACAGTCAGCTTCAGCACGGGTTAATGTGAATAATCTATTTGATGTTACATACATTGCTGAATCTGAAACCAATTATCACGCATCTTCTGGTGATGAGACTTGGAAAGGTATTCATAACCGTAATTTAGTATGGTACGGATTTGGACGAACTTGGAATGTGTCCCTATCATATGAATTCTAA
- a CDS encoding MBL fold metallo-hydrolase, translating into MSTHKREVVVTFWGVRGSTPCANKENMEYGGNTTCLEVDVPGTDDMLILDSGTGIRNLGNSVIDQPGQIRGRIFITHPHWDHIQGFPFFKPIYGSKNHFAIHMPDQGVEGGCKDILDGHLTKTFFPVTLDMIDANLEYITQPQERKSYEGYDIDFMMANHTVETAIYKVYINGKQIVFCPDNELIVGDNRQSAYQEELEEFLEGVDLLIHDGQYNRSSYEEKRGWGHSAWEDVVALGRKLDIKRLFITHHDPDSDDSQLSALDDHLQDKFGSVFKEIGLAKEGYQIFL; encoded by the coding sequence ATGAGTACACATAAACGAGAGGTTGTTGTCACTTTTTGGGGAGTTCGAGGTTCTACCCCCTGTGCCAATAAGGAAAATATGGAGTACGGCGGCAACACTACTTGCTTAGAAGTTGATGTTCCGGGCACGGATGATATGCTTATTTTAGACAGTGGCACCGGCATTCGTAATCTCGGGAATAGTGTTATCGATCAGCCAGGTCAGATACGGGGACGTATTTTTATCACCCATCCGCATTGGGATCATATCCAGGGCTTCCCTTTTTTTAAGCCGATCTATGGTTCTAAAAATCATTTTGCTATTCATATGCCTGACCAAGGTGTGGAAGGCGGATGCAAGGATATATTGGATGGGCATCTGACAAAAACGTTTTTTCCGGTGACGTTAGATATGATAGATGCTAATCTGGAGTATATTACCCAACCTCAGGAGCGGAAATCATATGAAGGTTATGATATTGATTTTATGATGGCCAACCATACGGTGGAAACGGCAATTTATAAGGTTTATATCAATGGAAAACAGATCGTTTTTTGTCCTGATAATGAACTGATAGTTGGAGATAATCGCCAGTCGGCCTATCAAGAAGAGTTGGAAGAATTTTTAGAGGGGGTTGACCTGTTAATTCATGATGGCCAGTATAATCGTAGTTCTTACGAAGAAAAGCGTGGTTGGGGGCATTCGGCCTGGGAGGATGTGGTTGCACTTGGCAGGAAGCTCGATATTAAACGATTATTTATTACCCATCACGACCCTGACTCTGATGACAGCCAGCTTAGTGCTCTGGATGATCATTTACAAGACAAGTTCGGCTCTGTTTTTAAAGAGATTGGATTGGCCAAAGAGGGATACCAGATTTTCCTGTAG
- a CDS encoding DUF349 domain-containing protein gives MKTTMEDNKETSQHVYEDEYVILTPDDELFLKEQGPIDRRKLCEVSADDLEEKLSALKRAFEELSEKIGEMLTDDALDADKLEMLEEKVKTTNAVGDFSALLDQINEKKKTLPEEDSSESEVSEAKQSDENETDDEPDEGSPAPEASETKTEEVDTATDEDTEEDVAEAEQDEEDQQEVADEEQSDDEASEENPIDYYREILDKAKDLAKQEDWSYVSVELDNLSHRWAEGPDTDTDEVKDLYKKFNDVVDAFEERKEQHYAELEKKKQENLETKKELLKEFEGIVSNETWTATRRVSQMKGQWNSVGPLPSGKGEGLDERFEELLDTFNDHKVDRLVQKRQKEEDNLMLKLAVLEKMENVAESMTHETENWDEIDEKFDDLTKQWKKIGRVPKEKSNEVWDRYKSAQDEYYDRKYKYDPDHQSKVDSFTHKKEKIIEEAENLLEEHDLATAARKINKLHRRWKKVGNLPQRAEDKLWSRFKSATDAFNEKKANNQEKIEEQEEEHYQQKLELIDKANEVKHTDDFEKGHSQMQSFMDRWKKIGPVPRGKSEEIWKKFKGAMDEFYDRRREHFKEVKEERKENLEKKREILEKLRELGKHDDPIKAVDIAKGLQEEFKNAGYVPIKYKNKMWKQYREACDVIYDRMRAAKSGDKFDQELAKADLDPDDRSKIQKLRKEYNKVKKEAKQLEKEVLQYKEKKTYFKPSSGGNSLLDEVQNKIDKVEQKLENKKGKMDSITEKMDQIREEAGDE, from the coding sequence GTGAAGACTACTATGGAAGATAACAAAGAGACATCCCAACATGTGTATGAGGATGAATACGTAATTTTAACTCCAGATGATGAGCTTTTCCTTAAGGAACAAGGACCCATTGATCGTCGGAAGCTGTGCGAGGTTAGTGCCGATGATCTTGAGGAAAAGCTTTCGGCATTGAAACGTGCTTTTGAAGAGCTCTCAGAAAAGATTGGAGAAATGCTTACTGATGATGCGCTGGATGCTGATAAGCTGGAAATGCTTGAAGAAAAGGTTAAAACGACGAATGCTGTAGGTGATTTTTCGGCTCTCTTAGATCAAATTAATGAAAAGAAGAAGACCTTGCCGGAAGAAGATTCTTCTGAATCTGAGGTTTCAGAGGCTAAACAGAGTGATGAGAATGAAACGGATGATGAGCCTGATGAAGGATCTCCTGCGCCAGAGGCTTCGGAGACTAAAACAGAAGAAGTAGATACAGCTACTGACGAGGATACCGAAGAAGACGTAGCTGAGGCTGAGCAGGATGAGGAAGATCAGCAGGAAGTTGCTGATGAGGAACAATCTGATGATGAGGCTTCGGAAGAAAATCCCATAGATTATTATCGGGAAATCCTGGATAAGGCAAAGGATTTAGCCAAACAGGAAGACTGGTCGTATGTATCGGTTGAGCTTGATAATTTGAGCCATCGCTGGGCCGAGGGACCTGATACGGATACCGATGAAGTAAAGGATCTTTATAAAAAATTTAATGATGTTGTGGATGCGTTCGAAGAGCGCAAGGAGCAGCATTATGCTGAGCTTGAAAAGAAGAAGCAGGAAAACCTCGAGACCAAGAAAGAGCTTCTCAAAGAGTTTGAGGGTATTGTTTCTAATGAGACGTGGACGGCTACGCGCAGAGTAAGCCAGATGAAGGGACAATGGAATAGTGTTGGCCCTTTGCCCAGCGGAAAAGGAGAGGGATTAGATGAGCGATTCGAAGAGCTCCTTGATACTTTTAATGATCATAAGGTTGATCGATTGGTACAAAAGCGTCAGAAGGAAGAGGACAACCTGATGCTGAAGCTGGCTGTGCTTGAGAAGATGGAGAATGTTGCTGAGTCCATGACTCATGAAACAGAAAATTGGGATGAGATTGATGAGAAGTTTGATGATCTGACCAAGCAGTGGAAGAAGATTGGTCGGGTACCAAAAGAGAAATCAAACGAAGTGTGGGATCGTTATAAGAGTGCGCAGGATGAGTATTATGATCGCAAATATAAGTATGATCCCGACCACCAGAGCAAGGTTGATAGCTTTACGCACAAGAAGGAAAAAATTATTGAAGAGGCTGAAAACCTGCTTGAGGAACATGATTTAGCGACGGCTGCCCGTAAAATTAATAAGCTTCACCGGCGTTGGAAAAAGGTTGGAAACCTACCACAGCGAGCCGAAGATAAGCTTTGGTCGCGTTTTAAATCGGCTACGGATGCTTTTAATGAGAAAAAGGCCAACAATCAGGAAAAGATTGAGGAGCAGGAAGAGGAGCACTACCAGCAGAAGCTTGAACTCATTGATAAGGCGAACGAAGTAAAGCATACCGACGATTTTGAGAAGGGACACTCCCAGATGCAGAGCTTTATGGACCGGTGGAAAAAGATAGGTCCCGTGCCTCGTGGAAAGTCCGAAGAGATATGGAAAAAGTTTAAGGGGGCGATGGATGAGTTTTATGACCGCCGCCGCGAACACTTTAAGGAGGTTAAAGAGGAACGCAAAGAGAACCTTGAGAAAAAGCGAGAGATACTGGAAAAGCTGCGTGAATTGGGTAAGCATGATGATCCCATTAAAGCAGTAGATATTGCTAAAGGATTGCAGGAAGAGTTTAAAAATGCGGGATATGTCCCCATCAAGTATAAAAACAAGATGTGGAAGCAGTATCGCGAAGCTTGTGATGTGATTTATGATCGCATGCGAGCGGCAAAATCCGGAGATAAGTTTGACCAAGAACTCGCGAAGGCAGACCTGGATCCAGATGACAGAAGTAAGATTCAAAAGCTGCGTAAAGAGTACAACAAGGTTAAAAAGGAAGCCAAACAGTTAGAAAAAGAAGTACTGCAATACAAAGAGAAGAAGACCTATTTTAAACCTTCAAGTGGGGGAAATAGCTTGCTTGATGAAGTTCAAAATAAGATAGATAAGGTCGAGCAGAAGTTGGAAAATAAGAAGGGAAAGATGGATTCTATTACTGAGAAAATGGATCAGATCCGCGAAGAGGCAGGCGACGAATAG
- a CDS encoding mechanosensitive ion channel family protein gives MEDINSIVESIVPILVQYGLKVLAAIFVLIVGWSVAGWLSKKVRRQAEKSETVDATLTPLLAKITKILGLTVVVIFVLNMVGIQTASLVAVLGAAGLAIGLAWQGTLADVAAGVMLLVMRPFNVGDSVDIAGVSGTVKEIGLVTTKMNTFDNVAMILPNSNVWGTNIKNMSENDIRRLDLVIGFGYDDNIDHAMETIKKVLGEDDRILDDPAPQIAVSELGGSSVNLIVRPWVTKEEYWSLKFDLTKRIKERFDEEGINFPYPSHDVYIHNEN, from the coding sequence ATGGAAGATATTAATTCAATTGTAGAAAGTATTGTGCCAATATTAGTTCAGTATGGGCTTAAGGTTTTAGCTGCTATTTTTGTGCTGATTGTTGGGTGGAGTGTAGCTGGCTGGCTAAGCAAAAAGGTGCGCAGGCAGGCCGAAAAATCTGAAACTGTAGATGCTACGCTTACCCCTTTGTTAGCTAAAATAACCAAGATCCTTGGTCTGACCGTTGTTGTTATTTTCGTATTAAATATGGTCGGTATTCAAACGGCCAGTTTAGTAGCGGTTCTTGGTGCAGCCGGTTTGGCTATCGGCTTGGCCTGGCAGGGTACGCTTGCGGATGTTGCTGCCGGGGTGATGCTGTTGGTTATGCGTCCATTTAATGTGGGAGATTCTGTCGATATTGCCGGAGTTTCGGGCACGGTAAAAGAAATTGGTCTTGTTACTACCAAGATGAATACGTTCGATAATGTGGCTATGATATTGCCCAACTCAAATGTATGGGGTACAAATATTAAGAATATGTCAGAGAATGATATTCGTCGCCTGGATTTGGTAATCGGTTTTGGGTATGACGACAATATCGACCATGCTATGGAAACGATTAAGAAGGTGCTTGGTGAGGATGATCGTATTTTAGATGATCCCGCTCCACAAATTGCCGTTTCGGAGTTAGGTGGTAGTTCGGTCAATCTAATTGTACGTCCTTGGGTGACCAAAGAAGAGTATTGGTCTTTAAAGTTTGACCTTACTAAACGTATTAAAGAACGCTTTGATGAAGAGGGAATCAACTTCCCCTATCCTTCTCATGATGTGTATATCCATAACGAAAATTAG
- a CDS encoding Dps family protein, protein MRTAIKSEKAMDINIGISEDNREKIADALSKVLADSYMLYLKTHNYHWNVTGELFHSLHEQFEGQYTELADAIDEIAERIRALGYRAPGTFKEFNELTSIDEKQDEPDAMEMVRRLAIGNEQVLRTAREALEPANAAEDEATVDLLTERLHVHSKTAWMLRSHLE, encoded by the coding sequence ATGAGGACCGCAATTAAGAGTGAAAAAGCTATGGATATAAATATTGGAATAAGTGAAGATAATCGGGAGAAAATTGCTGATGCTCTTTCAAAGGTATTGGCAGACTCATACATGCTATATTTAAAAACACATAACTATCATTGGAATGTGACGGGAGAGTTGTTTCATTCGTTGCACGAACAGTTTGAAGGACAATACACCGAATTGGCTGATGCTATTGATGAAATTGCTGAGCGCATTCGTGCGCTCGGATATCGGGCACCAGGTACTTTTAAGGAGTTTAACGAGCTTACATCTATTGATGAAAAACAGGATGAACCTGATGCAATGGAGATGGTGCGCCGTTTAGCAATTGGCAATGAACAAGTATTGCGTACGGCCCGCGAAGCACTTGAGCCTGCTAACGCAGCTGAAGATGAGGCAACGGTAGATCTGTTAACAGAACGTTTGCATGTCCATTCCAAAACAGCATGGATGCTGCGAAGTCACTTAGAATAA